The Pedobacter cryoconitis genome has a window encoding:
- a CDS encoding FKBP-type peptidyl-prolyl cis-trans isomerase gives MLIIAACSFAACKTAPAYDKAAQLAIDDDLIKIYIDSINKTGVDSTRITAKKTAEGLYYQIYDAGKGNATYDPTDTIRMRYTGSTIKHLLYDMTPVVTDDLVPKFIFSSAIEGWQKGLRLIQPGGHIRLIIPSTMAYQNRVVPATQQSNGLPAFLPANSILDFDIKLIGVNKYVPIVQPK, from the coding sequence TTGTTGATAATCGCCGCTTGTTCTTTCGCAGCCTGTAAAACAGCTCCTGCCTATGATAAAGCTGCGCAATTGGCAATTGATGATGATTTGATTAAGATCTATATAGATTCAATTAACAAAACGGGGGTTGATTCAACTAGGATAACCGCGAAAAAGACTGCTGAAGGGTTATATTATCAGATATACGATGCCGGAAAAGGTAATGCAACTTATGATCCTACAGATACGATAAGGATGCGTTATACTGGAAGTACGATTAAACATTTGTTGTATGATATGACTCCGGTAGTCACTGACGACCTGGTTCCTAAGTTTATTTTTAGCTCGGCTATAGAAGGCTGGCAAAAGGGGCTGAGATTGATCCAGCCGGGTGGACATATCAGATTAATTATACCTTCAACAATGGCTTACCAAAACAGGGTAGTTCCTGCAACGCAGCAGAGTAACGGATTACCTGCATTTTTGCCTGCAAATTCAATATTAGATTTCGACATCAAATTAATCGGAGTAAACAAATACGTACCAATAGTCCAACCAAAATAA
- a CDS encoding FKBP-type peptidyl-prolyl cis-trans isomerase, protein MLKKLSQFTLALIGLTVLFSSCKKTYDSIQVVDGKKIEDYIKANNLTVTPDSLKTGYYYQILNPGTGTALYATSDSVLYNVSVKGLENGTVYWASSLNGNFGTLAGYTNALVPVDNTVFSTIGVTALRDVILRLKPGGSARILLPSYLAYGKNGNASIPSNENIDLTVTTAPEKSQIALDDRIINDIIKKNNLTMIKDPSRVYYSISTPGTGTDKISLSSTLIANYTLRFADGTVSQTNVDGTFSFTLGSLGVKGWGDVIPGKLTKGGKIRLLIPSDRGYGPLGIVPTLPRNAVLDFDIEIVSVTN, encoded by the coding sequence ATGCTTAAAAAGTTATCACAATTTACTCTTGCCTTGATTGGCTTAACTGTTCTTTTTAGTTCTTGTAAAAAGACTTATGATTCTATTCAGGTTGTAGACGGGAAGAAGATAGAGGATTATATTAAAGCCAATAATCTGACTGTTACACCAGATTCATTGAAAACTGGTTATTACTATCAGATTCTGAATCCTGGAACTGGTACTGCTCTATATGCAACCAGTGATTCTGTGTTATATAATGTTTCGGTAAAAGGACTGGAAAATGGTACGGTGTACTGGGCTTCTTCTTTAAATGGAAATTTTGGTACCCTTGCCGGATATACAAATGCACTGGTTCCTGTTGATAATACTGTTTTTTCTACAATAGGAGTTACTGCATTACGTGACGTAATTTTGAGACTTAAACCAGGTGGTTCTGCAAGAATCCTGCTTCCATCTTATCTGGCCTATGGAAAAAATGGTAATGCAAGTATTCCTTCGAATGAAAATATTGATTTGACTGTAACTACAGCGCCTGAAAAATCACAGATTGCTTTAGATGACCGCATCATCAATGATATCATTAAAAAGAATAATCTAACTATGATTAAAGACCCTTCAAGGGTTTATTATAGTATTTCAACTCCAGGTACAGGTACAGATAAGATCTCACTCAGCTCAACGCTGATCGCTAATTATACATTAAGATTTGCTGATGGTACTGTATCTCAAACAAATGTTGATGGTACTTTTAGTTTCACTTTGGGAAGCTTAGGGGTTAAAGGCTGGGGTGATGTAATTCCCGGTAAATTAACCAAAGGGGGTAAAATACGACTTCTTATCCCTTCTGATCGTGGTTATGGACCACTTGGAATTGTGCCTACACTACCTAGAAATGCAGTATTGGATTTTGATATTGAGATTGTTAGTGTAACGAACTAA